A part of Camelus ferus isolate YT-003-E chromosome 6, BCGSAC_Cfer_1.0, whole genome shotgun sequence genomic DNA contains:
- the FLRT2 gene encoding leucine-rich repeat transmembrane protein FLRT2, with protein sequence MGLQTTQGPSWGAFFLKSWLLICLGLSSQVSRILACPSVCRCDRNFVYCNERSLTSVPLGIPEGVTVLYLHNNQINNAGFPAELHNVRSVHTVYLYGNQLDEFPMNLPKNVRVLHLQENNIQTISRAALAQLLKLEELHLDDNSISTVGVEDGAFREAVSLKLLFLSKNHLSSVPVGLPMDLQELRVDENRIAVISDMAFQNLTSLERLIVDGNLLTNKGIAEGTFSHLTKLKEFSIVRNSLSHPPPDLPGTHLIRLYLQDNQINHIPLTAFSNLRKLERLDISNNQLRVLTQGVFDNLSNLKQLTARNNPWFCDCSIKWVTEWLKHIPSSLNVRGFMCQGPEQVRGMAVRELNLNLLSCPTTTPGLPPFTPAPSSGFATTQPPTVPVPTPSRGSPPLTPTASKLPTVPDWDGRERATPPLSERIQLSIHFVNDTSIQVSWLSLFTVMAYKLTWVKMGHSLVGGIVQERIVSGEKQHLSLVNLEPRSTYRICLVPLDAFNYRAVEDTVCSEATTHASYLNNGSNTASSHEQATSHSMGSPFLLAGLIGGAVIFVLVVLLSVFCWHMHKKGRYTSQKWKYNRGRRKDDYCEAGTKKDNSILEMTETSFQIVSLNNDQLLKGDFRLQPIYTPNGGISYTDCHIPNNVRYCNSSVPDLEHCHT encoded by the coding sequence ATGGGCCTACAGACCACACAGGGGCCCAGCTGGGGGGCTTTTTTCCTGAAATCTTGGCTTCTCATTTGCCTGGGGCTCTCCTCCCAAGTGTCCAGAATCCTGGCCTGCCCTAGTGTGTGCCGCTGCGACAGGAACTTTGTCTACTGTAACGAGCGAAGCTTGACCTCAGTGCCTCTTGGGATCCCGGAGGGCGTCACCGTGCTCTACCTCCACAACAACCAAATTAATAATGCTGGATTTCCCGCAGAGCTGCACAACGTGCGATCCGTGCACACCGTCTACCTTTACGGCAACCAACTGGATGAATTCCCCATGAACCTCCCCAAGAATGTCCGAGTTCTCCATTTGCAGGAAAACAACATTCAGACCATATCGCGGGCGGCTCTCGCCCAGCTTTTGAAGCTGGAGGAGCTCCACCTGGATGACAACTCCATATCCACGGTGGGGGTGGAAGACGGGGCCTTCCGGGAGGCTGTCAGCCTCAAATTGCTGTTTCTGTCCAAGAATCATCTGAGCAGCGTGCCTGTCGGGCTTCCCATGGACCTGCAGGAGCTGAGGGTGGATGAGAATCGAATTGCGGTCATATCAGACATGGCCTTCCAGAACCTCACGAGTTTGGAGCGTCTGATCGTGGACGGAAACCTCCTGACCAACAAGGGCATTGCCGAGGGCACCTTCAGCCACCTCACCAAGCTCAAGGAGTTTTCCATCGTCCGGAATTCGCTCTCCCACCCCCCTCCTGACCTCCCAGGTACGCATCTGATCAGGCTCTATCTGCAGGACAACCAGATCAACCACATCCCTTTGACAGCCTTCTCGAACCTCCGGAAGCTGGAACGGCTGGATATATCCAACAACCAGCTGCGCGTGTTGACTCAAGGGGTCTTCGATAACCTCTCCAACCTGAAGCAGCTCACTGCCCGGAATAACCCTTGGTTTTGTGACTGCAGTATTAAGTGGGTCACGGAATGGCTCAAACACATCCCCTCCTCTCTCAACGTGCGAGGTTTCATGTGCCAAGGCCCTGAACAAGTGCGGGGGATGGCTGTCCGGGAGTTGAATCTGAATCTTTTGTCGTGTCCCACCACGACCCCCGGCCTGCCTCCCTTCACCCCGGCCCCCAGTTCAGGTTTCGCCACCACTCAGCCTCCCACAGTCCCTGTCCCAACCCCTAGCAGGGGCTCTCCGCCTCTGACTCCCACAGCCTCGAAACTTCCCACAGTTCCCGACTGGGATGGCAGAGAAAGAGCGACCCCGCCTCTTTCTGAACGGATCCAACTCTCCATCCACTTTGTGAATGACACCTCCATTCAAGTCAGCTGGCTCTCTCTCTTTACTGTGATGGCGTACAAACTCACGTGGGTGAAAATGGGCCACAGCTTGGTAGGGGGCATCGTTCAGGAGCGCATCGTCAGTGGGGAGAAGCAGCATTTGAGCCTGGTGAATTTAGAGCCCAGATCCACGTATCGGATTTGCTTAGTGCCGCTGGACGCGTTTAACTACCGAGCGGTGGAAGACACCGTTTGTTCCGAGGCCACCACGCACGCCTCCTACTTGAACAACGGCAGCAACACGGCCTCCAGCCACGAGCAGGCGACTTCCCACAGCATGGGCTCCCCCTTCCTGCTGGCGGGCCTGATCGGGGGCGCGGTGATCTTTGTGCTCGTGGTCCTGCTCAGCGTCTTTTGCTGGCACATGCACAAAAAGGGGCGCTACACCTCCCAGAAGTGGAAATACAACCGCGGCCGGCGGAAAGATGACTATTGCGAGGCCGGCACCAAGAAGGACAATTCCATCCTGGAGATGACCGAAACCAGCTTTCAGATCGTCTCCTTAAATAACGATCAGCTCCTTAAAGGAGATTTCAGACTGCAACCCATTTACACCCCAAATGGGGGCATCAGTTACACCGACTGCCACATCCCCAACAACGTGCGATACTGCAACAGCAGCGTGCCGGACCTGGAGCACTGCCACACGTGA